In bacterium, one DNA window encodes the following:
- a CDS encoding SMC family ATPase, which produces MVPVNLKLTNFRSFGSTTNVPLDFASVFCIVGPNGAGKSTIIEAMLWALFGVSREGRQKWTNVMRKGARFVEVEFEFRIENEGYKVIRRYDGRKHLDVFGLSNGRRYSLTTSRRLSDAQRKLEELLGTNYDGLVSASVFVQNEAGRFSKLTPSRRRELLAKLFGIEVFQKIRDRASLRVRELSAVRTANQHELEGINEQLSQIPDPTDEIAIIEKELEHTKSKIDEKLAELGKTQERKAFIQARIENLNKKKDELLSIKTEIENLIKEQEKLRLKASQIKSILSNEREIREQFESLKKLEDEESKLSEKLAHQTYLQERLGELQQRLSKLQKDKAKQIGMLSGKIKQLRNFLIQTGEELESYNSLSAEAEKFEDAKKLVATLEQKKAEYDKISSAISSVRMRIDAEREAIMNQIKTLEQEISELTTETSKMCKLKTELDKVKQKLMHTKNIQKRIDELEGENAQAKLRIQTLEQAKAELSSRIRKVSEQLTFLFESDVPRCPLCGSELTYEHKNEVTKQLESEKQKLAEKLEGTQKEIEKIKEQLVKTEHELENLNCTKPDENALENERKRLEAELARLSQVELEIKRRSEKLVNLKEKIATDAYAQKWRDELKNLERNLLELDFSHESFLEAKSMLDELEPKYIKFQELRRLQQQSKTTKAELEKLKKRLEELKSAEVGAQISEQIEKITSELDALGYDRNRHLLVRKRIATLEPVKKKIYELEQAKKNLPEAMEAIERVKSQISEKRKRLKHVSEEISNIEPLKRELNELEAYSEAINKRIEELRRRKDELSERLTKLVSIKSVREELLKRKARLRSVIRETGSKEKIYSALAEICGPLGIQDWLLRRYLSAIESDANDILGLLTDGELSVRLVPEGTEKLAVRISDHLGERPYESYSGGEEFRIDFALRLALSRTLAQRSGFPLRTLIIDEGFGSQDEQGLQKLIDAIFDVSSEFEKIIVISHLPQLKNSFPARLEVEKTAEGSKVRVFA; this is translated from the coding sequence ATGGTTCCTGTAAACCTTAAATTAACTAATTTCAGAAGTTTTGGTTCCACCACAAATGTTCCCCTCGATTTCGCTTCTGTGTTCTGCATAGTGGGTCCCAACGGTGCGGGTAAGTCGACAATAATTGAGGCGATGCTCTGGGCACTGTTCGGTGTATCGCGTGAAGGCAGACAAAAGTGGACCAATGTTATGCGCAAAGGAGCGCGATTCGTCGAGGTCGAATTCGAATTCAGGATTGAAAACGAAGGGTACAAGGTTATAAGGCGATACGACGGCAGAAAACACCTTGATGTTTTCGGGCTTAGCAATGGCAGAAGGTATTCTTTGACCACCAGCCGAAGATTAAGCGATGCGCAGAGAAAGCTCGAAGAACTTTTGGGCACCAACTACGATGGACTTGTGAGTGCGTCAGTCTTCGTTCAAAATGAAGCCGGGCGGTTCTCCAAGCTAACACCGAGCAGAAGGCGGGAACTTCTCGCAAAGCTTTTCGGAATAGAGGTATTCCAGAAAATAAGGGATAGAGCATCGCTTAGGGTAAGGGAATTGTCAGCCGTGCGCACAGCCAACCAGCACGAACTGGAAGGCATAAATGAGCAACTCTCGCAAATTCCTGACCCGACAGACGAAATAGCCATTATCGAAAAAGAATTGGAACATACCAAAAGCAAAATAGACGAGAAATTAGCTGAACTCGGGAAAACTCAGGAAAGAAAAGCTTTTATCCAAGCAAGAATAGAAAACCTGAACAAGAAAAAGGACGAGCTTCTTTCGATAAAGACCGAGATAGAAAACCTCATTAAAGAGCAGGAAAAATTAAGGTTAAAAGCTTCCCAGATTAAGAGCATTTTATCGAATGAACGCGAAATAAGAGAGCAATTTGAAAGCCTTAAAAAGCTTGAGGACGAGGAGTCAAAACTTTCTGAGAAACTTGCCCACCAAACATACCTTCAAGAGCGGCTCGGTGAACTTCAACAAAGGCTCTCAAAGTTACAGAAAGACAAAGCGAAACAAATAGGAATGCTGAGTGGAAAAATAAAGCAATTAAGGAATTTCCTCATTCAAACTGGGGAAGAGTTAGAATCATACAATTCCCTGTCGGCGGAGGCTGAGAAATTTGAGGATGCCAAAAAACTTGTGGCAACGCTTGAGCAGAAGAAGGCTGAATACGACAAAATCTCAAGCGCTATCTCCTCTGTTCGCATGCGTATAGACGCCGAGCGGGAAGCTATCATGAACCAGATCAAAACTCTCGAGCAAGAAATAAGCGAACTAACGACCGAAACGAGCAAAATGTGTAAGCTGAAAACCGAACTCGATAAAGTCAAACAGAAACTGATGCACACCAAAAATATACAGAAAAGAATCGACGAACTTGAGGGTGAAAACGCACAGGCGAAGCTAAGAATCCAAACTCTGGAACAAGCAAAAGCGGAACTTAGCTCGCGCATAAGGAAAGTAAGCGAGCAACTAACATTTCTTTTTGAATCGGATGTTCCACGATGTCCACTCTGCGGCTCGGAGTTAACTTATGAGCACAAAAACGAAGTAACAAAGCAGCTCGAGAGTGAAAAGCAAAAATTAGCGGAAAAGCTTGAGGGCACGCAAAAGGAAATAGAAAAAATTAAGGAGCAATTAGTAAAAACAGAGCATGAACTCGAGAACCTAAACTGCACAAAACCCGACGAGAACGCTTTGGAGAACGAGCGCAAAAGACTCGAGGCTGAACTGGCAAGGCTGTCTCAGGTGGAACTGGAAATTAAGAGAAGAAGCGAGAAACTCGTGAACCTTAAGGAAAAAATTGCCACCGACGCATATGCGCAAAAGTGGCGGGATGAGCTGAAAAATTTGGAAAGAAACCTTTTGGAACTCGATTTCAGCCACGAAAGTTTTCTTGAAGCCAAAAGCATGCTCGACGAACTGGAACCGAAATACATAAAATTTCAGGAGTTAAGGCGACTTCAGCAACAGAGCAAAACAACCAAAGCTGAGCTGGAAAAGCTTAAAAAACGGCTTGAAGAACTCAAATCAGCAGAGGTTGGAGCACAAATTTCCGAACAAATAGAAAAAATAACAAGTGAACTTGACGCACTCGGATACGACCGAAATCGCCATCTTCTGGTGAGAAAGAGAATAGCAACGCTCGAACCTGTAAAAAAGAAGATATACGAACTCGAACAGGCGAAGAAAAATTTGCCCGAGGCTATGGAGGCTATCGAAAGGGTAAAATCGCAGATCTCCGAGAAGCGAAAGCGTTTAAAGCATGTTTCCGAGGAAATATCGAATATCGAGCCACTAAAAAGGGAACTCAACGAGCTCGAGGCTTATTCAGAGGCTATAAATAAGCGCATTGAGGAGCTTAGACGACGCAAGGACGAGCTATCAGAACGCTTGACGAAACTTGTCTCCATAAAATCGGTTCGTGAGGAACTTCTAAAGCGAAAAGCGAGATTAAGAAGTGTGATAAGGGAAACTGGCTCCAAGGAGAAGATTTACTCGGCATTAGCGGAGATTTGCGGACCGCTTGGCATCCAAGATTGGCTTCTAAGGCGCTATCTTTCGGCTATAGAATCGGACGCTAATGACATTCTCGGGCTTCTTACTGATGGCGAACTTTCGGTAAGGCTCGTTCCTGAGGGAACCGAGAAACTGGCGGTAAGGATTTCGGACCATCTTGGAGAGAGACCATATGAGTCATACAGCGGTGGCGAGGAATTCAGGATAGACTTTGCCCTGCGGCTTGCGCTCTCAAGGACACTCGCGCAGCGAAGCGGTTTCCCATTAAGGACCCTCATCATCGACGAGGGCTTTGGCTCACAGGACGAACAGGGACTTCAGAAACTTATTGATGCGATATTCGATGTATCGTCCGAATTCGAGAAAATAATAGTTATATCACATCTTCCACAGCTTAAAAACTCTTTCCCCGCCAGGCTTGAGGTCGAAAAGACAGCTGAAGGTTCGAAAGTTCGAGTTTTCGCGTAA